From Sporolactobacillus pectinivorans:
GACGACTTCCTCCGGGATTTGTCGTCACTGCTGGCCGTTAAAAGTACAAAAGACGCGGCAGCAACAAAAGAGGGTGCACCATTCGGGCCGGGGCCGCTCGCAGCGCTTAACCACATGCTGGAGCTTGCTCAAAAAGACGGTTTCCGCACGAAAAATCTCCAGGGCTATGCCGGATACATCGAATATGGGCCGGAAGATGCATCCGATTATATTGCGGTGCTGGGCCACGTTGATGTTGTTCCGGCGACCGGCAAGTGGGCACATGACCCTTTTACAGCGCATATAGAAAACGGCACACTGTTTGCGCGTGGCGCAATTGATGACAAGGGACCGACAATGGCTGCTTACTATGCTTTGAAATCATTGAGAGCATCGGAGCTGCCGATCAAAAACAGGATCCGTCTTATTATCGGTACAGATGAAGAAAGCGGCTGCGCCTGCCTGGTCAAATATAACGAACTGGAACCGATGTCGCTGTTCGGTTTCTCACCGGACGCTGAATTTCCACTGATTTTTGCTGAAAAAGGCCGGATTCACGTACAGTTTGATATTCCGGATAAAGGCAGCGAGGCTGCAGTACGGCTGGATACTTTTTATTCCGGCGAAAGAATCAATATGGTACCGGATCATGCGTATGCTGTACTGTCAGGGACTGAAGCGGAAAAGTGGACGAATCAGGCTCAAAAATTGCTTCAGGAAAAGAAGATCGTTTTTTCTGCTGAAAAAGAGGGTGCAGGTGTGAAATTGACGGTCAAAGGTCAGTCTGCGCACGGATCTGAGCCGGCGGGCGGCATCAATGCCGCTTTCCTGCTCGCCTCCGTTTTGAAGGACGTTCCTTTTTCCTCATCAGAAAAGGCGTTTATCGCCTTCCTCGCCGATACGCTGAACAATGACTTCGGCGGCAATCGGCTCGGCATTGCATTCCATGACGATATTTCAGGCGAACTGACTGTCAATGCCGGTCTGTCCCGCTTCAGCAGCAAAAAGGGCGGTTCCGTATCTTTGGATATCCGCTGCCCGATCAAGGCCGATCTCAGACAGATCACTGAAAAACTGACCTCAGCCGCGGAAGAACTCGGCTTTTCCATCGGCGAGCTTGGGACGAGCAAACCGCTTTACATGGATCCGAACCACCCGGGTGTCCGGATTCTGAAGAAAGTGTATGAAGATCATATGGGGTTGAAGGACGTTAAACTGATGACATCCGGCGGCGGTACATATGCACAGTATCTTGACGCCGGTGTTGCATTTGGCGCCTGCATGCCCGATTATCCGTATACCGGTCACCAGGTGGATGAGCACGTCAAAGTAGACGATCTGCTGCTGGCCTCGAAAATCTATGCCGATGCGATGTATGAATTGGGTAATCTGGAAAAATAAACGCCGGATCAGCCAATGAGGCCGATTAAATAGATTAGAGACAGAATGGCGGTTTGACGTAGTGACGGAAGTCGAATATATTGTTTGTAAAAGCTTTGCTTTCGGGAGAGATGAAAATGGGTAAAAAACCGGTCATTGGTGTAACTACCGGATTTGCCAAAAGAAATGAATTTTCGCAAGGGCCATATGTTCATCAGGATTACGAACAGTCCCTGTTCCTGACGGGTGCGGTACCCGTGCTGCTGCCTGTCGCTCCCGATGGACTGACCGATCATTACCTTGATCTGTGTGACGGGATTATTTTCAGCGGCGGCGGCGATGTTGATCCGCGTTTCTACGATGAACCGCCCTCTCCGTATATAGAGCCCTTTGATATTAC
This genomic window contains:
- the pepV gene encoding dipeptidase PepV, which encodes MSQKVNVPPDKDDFLRDLSSLLAVKSTKDAAATKEGAPFGPGPLAALNHMLELAQKDGFRTKNLQGYAGYIEYGPEDASDYIAVLGHVDVVPATGKWAHDPFTAHIENGTLFARGAIDDKGPTMAAYYALKSLRASELPIKNRIRLIIGTDEESGCACLVKYNELEPMSLFGFSPDAEFPLIFAEKGRIHVQFDIPDKGSEAAVRLDTFYSGERINMVPDHAYAVLSGTEAEKWTNQAQKLLQEKKIVFSAEKEGAGVKLTVKGQSAHGSEPAGGINAAFLLASVLKDVPFSSSEKAFIAFLADTLNNDFGGNRLGIAFHDDISGELTVNAGLSRFSSKKGGSVSLDIRCPIKADLRQITEKLTSAAEELGFSIGELGTSKPLYMDPNHPGVRILKKVYEDHMGLKDVKLMTSGGGTYAQYLDAGVAFGACMPDYPYTGHQVDEHVKVDDLLLASKIYADAMYELGNLEK